The DNA window TTCGGTTTCAAAGACCTTGTGCCTCAATTCTGCATGATCCTCCGTCGTGAAGGCGTTTGCGGGAACCGCATGCGACGGCGCCATCCCGTTCTTTGGATCACCGTCCGGCAGAAAGCGGTGAAATGCTTCAGACATATTGAAGTCCTCCATCTCCATAGATGGGAGGAGTCTAGGTCAGTTTTATCTTTACGATTGCATCATCAATGCGAAATTGTTTTTTGCATATTATGCATAAACAAGCTCCGGGAGTGCACCATTGGACAGACTGGGCGCAATATCACTGTTCGTGAAGGCCGTCGAGACAGGCTCTTTCTCTGAGGCTGGGCGGCAAGCTGGTCTTTCCCCCTCATCGGTATCCCGTCGCATCGATGAGCTGGAAGGCTGGGTTGGCTCGGCCATGTTCCATCGCACGACGCGCAAGCTGACTCTTACCGAGGCTGGCCTGTCGTTCTATAAGCGCACGCACGCCATTCTGCTCGACCTAGAAGAAGCTCGCACCGTCGCCGGGCAACTACAGGACCATCCCTCCGGTCTGATCAGAATGACAGTTCCTGAAGGGATGGATGGTGGATTTCAGCGCCCGGATCGTCGACTTGGTTGGAGAGGGTTTTGATCTCGCTATCCGCGTCGGACAGATGGAAGACTCCACCCTCAGGTCACGGAAAATCGCGGCAGCGAAACGCTACCTTTGTGCCAGTGAGAAGTATCTGCTGGAGGCTGGAGCGCCCGAGCGGCCAGAGGACTTGGAGGACCATAACTGCTTAATCTTCAGGGCGCTTCCCGGATACAACGTGTGGCGGTTCAAGTCAGGAAGCACGACCATCAATGTGCGGGCCTCGGGAAGCTTTTCCGCCAACAGCGGCAATGCCCTCGTAAACGCGGCCTGCGAAGGCAGAGGCATTGTCCTATCGCCAGGTTGGCTCGTCGGCCCCTTTTTGGCGAGAGGTGACATCGTCGAGATTCTTCCCGGGATCTCGCCTAGTCCAGCGCGCGTGCCACTCTACGCCGTCCACCCCTACAGACGGTTCGTTCCGCCAAAGGTCAAAGTTCTGGTAGATTTTCTGGCACGGCGCTTCGGAGATAACTACGACTGGAGCCAATAATTTCCGTCGAACCAATGTCCGCTATTGGCTAAGAGCGGACATGCGCCTTCCTTCTAAACCCAAAGCGCCAGCACCCGCTCGACTGTCCAGAACCCGGCGAGGGATCCGA is part of the Limibacillus sp. genome and encodes:
- a CDS encoding LysR family transcriptional regulator, with protein sequence MDRLGAISLFVKAVETGSFSEAGRQAGLSPSSVSRRIDELEGWVGSAMFHRTTRKLTLTEAGLSFYKRTHAILLDLEEARTVAGQLQDHPSGLIRMTVPEGMDGGFQRPDRRLGWRGF
- a CDS encoding substrate binding domain-containing protein — translated: MVDFSARIVDLVGEGFDLAIRVGQMEDSTLRSRKIAAAKRYLCASEKYLLEAGAPERPEDLEDHNCLIFRALPGYNVWRFKSGSTTINVRASGSFSANSGNALVNAACEGRGIVLSPGWLVGPFLARGDIVEILPGISPSPARVPLYAVHPYRRFVPPKVKVLVDFLARRFGDNYDWSQ